One stretch of Saccharomonospora xinjiangensis XJ-54 DNA includes these proteins:
- a CDS encoding FtsB family cell division protein yields MAERGRSRSRRGGGKTGRSVPRRPRRVRRERRVARLRRLGAGKVADAAKALGLSTTRRAALVAIVVCALAFTIAVPLRTYLSQRADVAAQEHEVAELEAEVERLENRRDELNDPAQVEAEARRRLRYVMPGETPYIVQFPDSRTGQAGGAGEQPGEPEPWYEKLWNSVRQR; encoded by the coding sequence GTGGCCGAGCGGGGAAGGTCCCGGAGCAGACGCGGTGGGGGGAAGACGGGCCGTTCCGTCCCCCGCCGCCCGCGTCGCGTGCGCAGAGAACGCCGCGTGGCGCGGTTGCGGCGGCTCGGGGCCGGCAAGGTCGCCGACGCGGCGAAGGCCCTCGGTCTCTCGACAACGCGGCGGGCCGCGCTCGTGGCCATCGTCGTGTGCGCGCTCGCGTTCACCATCGCCGTCCCGCTGCGCACCTACCTGTCGCAGCGGGCCGATGTCGCCGCGCAGGAGCACGAGGTGGCGGAGCTGGAGGCCGAGGTCGAGCGGCTGGAGAACCGGCGTGACGAACTGAACGACCCCGCTCAGGTCGAGGCGGAGGCCAGAAGGAGACTGCGCTACGTCATGCCGGGGGAGACGCCCTACATCGTGCAGTTCCCCGACAGCCGGACAGGGCAGGCAGGCGGTGCGGGGGAGCAGCCCGGTGAGCCGGAACCGTGGTACGAGAAGTTGTGGAACAGCGTGAGGCAGAGGTGA
- a CDS encoding DUF501 domain-containing protein: MEQREAEVSPIEFEPVTDIDREVIRQQLGRPPRAVRAIAARCPSGHPSVVQTNPRLEDGTPFPTLYYLTCPTLSSMVGRLEASGIMREMTARLGEDAELAEAYRQAHESYLAQRDAIEPLGHQVTAGGMPTRVKCLHVHLAHTLACGIGVNPFGDETLRLLREEGWPLGDCAQSR; encoded by the coding sequence GTGGAACAGCGTGAGGCAGAGGTGAGTCCCATCGAGTTCGAGCCGGTGACCGACATCGACCGCGAGGTCATCAGGCAACAGCTGGGCAGGCCGCCTCGCGCGGTGCGTGCCATCGCGGCGCGCTGCCCGAGCGGCCACCCCTCGGTGGTGCAGACCAATCCTCGGCTGGAGGATGGGACGCCGTTTCCCACGCTGTACTACCTGACGTGCCCGACACTGTCGTCGATGGTGGGAAGGCTCGAAGCGTCCGGGATCATGCGCGAGATGACGGCGCGGCTCGGCGAGGACGCCGAGTTGGCCGAGGCGTACCGGCAGGCCCACGAGTCGTACCTCGCGCAGCGCGACGCGATCGAGCCGCTCGGCCACCAGGTCACCGCCGGGGGCATGCCGACGCGGGTGAAGTGCCTCCACGTCCACCTCGCCCACACGCTTGCCTGCGGTATTGGTGTGAACCCCTTCGGTGACGAAACCCTTCGCCTGTTGCGGGAAGAGGGTTGGCCGCTCGGTGATTGTGCGCAGTCTCGTTAG
- a CDS encoding Ppx/GppA phosphatase family protein: MPRVAAIDCGTNSIRLLVAELTHRHDGSVDLRDLHREMRIVRLGQGVDATGRLAPEALERTREALKAYAVAARRKGVERLRMVATSATRDASNRDEFFAMTRELLGTEAEVISGDEEARLSFAGAVGEQDPDDGPFLVVDVGGGSTELVLGTWDGRAADVWAARSVDIGCVRLTERTLRSDPPTAEEIAEAEDVVVRTLEPAFESVDVSKARRWIGVAGTVTTLSAIAQKLPEYDSERTHLSSLARADLDTVVGELLVSDHETRAANPVIHPGRVDVIGGGGLVVRVLAEQIAQRGGPADPLVVSEHDILDGIALSLA, encoded by the coding sequence ATGCCACGGGTAGCTGCCATCGACTGCGGTACCAACTCCATCCGCCTGCTCGTCGCCGAACTCACGCATCGCCACGACGGGAGTGTGGACCTGCGGGATCTGCACCGGGAGATGCGCATCGTGCGTCTCGGTCAGGGTGTCGATGCCACGGGAAGGCTCGCGCCCGAGGCGCTGGAACGGACACGGGAAGCGCTGAAGGCGTACGCCGTCGCAGCGCGCCGCAAGGGTGTCGAGCGGTTGCGCATGGTGGCGACCTCCGCGACCCGGGATGCGAGTAACCGCGACGAATTCTTCGCGATGACACGCGAGCTGCTCGGCACCGAGGCAGAGGTGATCAGCGGCGACGAGGAGGCCCGGCTTTCGTTCGCGGGCGCGGTGGGGGAGCAGGATCCCGACGACGGTCCTTTCCTCGTCGTGGACGTCGGCGGTGGCTCGACCGAACTGGTGCTGGGCACGTGGGACGGCCGCGCGGCCGACGTGTGGGCGGCACGGTCGGTGGACATCGGATGTGTGCGACTGACGGAGCGCACCCTGCGGTCAGATCCCCCGACCGCCGAGGAGATCGCCGAGGCGGAAGACGTCGTCGTGCGCACGCTGGAGCCCGCGTTCGAGTCGGTGGACGTGTCGAAGGCCCGCCGGTGGATCGGGGTCGCAGGCACGGTCACGACATTGTCGGCGATCGCGCAGAAGCTCCCGGAGTACGACTCGGAGCGCACACACCTGTCGAGTCTGGCCCGCGCCGATCTGGACACGGTGGTCGGTGAGTTGCTGGTCTCCGACCACGAGACCCGAGCGGCGAACCCGGTGATCCACCCCGGCAGGGTGGACGTCATCGGCGGTGGCGGGCTCGTGGTGCGTGTCCTCGCCGAGCAGATCGCCCAGCGCGGTGGCCCCGCCGATCCGCTCGTGGTGAGCGAGCACGACATCCTCGACGGCATCGCGCTCTCCCTGGCCTGA
- a CDS encoding lytic murein transglycosylase, whose protein sequence is MGADGGTGAQGRSGIGRKATIAVLTGSLAVLPVLVVSDSTARWLNLAAGQERPAQGPVAGRPSAFGPISVDGSLPDAVTPEELSVHSEPDTGSLGIPESALDAYRRAAEKLATEYPGCNIDWALLASIGRIESNHARGGYVDTAGDTLETILGPVLDGKGNVAAIADTDGGRHDGDTTWDRAVGPMQFIPSTWAHYAADGNDDGITDPNNIHDAALAAGRYLCSGDFDLSDSEQLRTAIYRYNNSWAYVDTVIRWAKAYRSGVLTLPDSDLPSAVPETLLAHGPGPGYDVSSGAQPPSGGSRPTEPPKSGAGKPGTSKPGGSESDPTLPDGSTKPGTPGGTDGTPPTGPSDPGTPGTGPTDPPTDPPTDPPTNPPTDPPTNPPTDPPTDPSDPTDPPTDPTEPDPDCDPEGGTEETDEPAPEDGEATETEAEQLNSDPTTTPTTTPTTTPTTTSPTTDSSGSTDPADGDDSVGGEDSDETPCGDEETDRETPDESTSPGQESATKEQDAEDG, encoded by the coding sequence TTGGGTGCTGACGGAGGGACCGGCGCGCAGGGGCGTTCCGGGATCGGGCGAAAGGCCACGATCGCGGTGCTCACAGGCTCGCTGGCCGTACTCCCCGTACTCGTCGTCAGCGACTCCACCGCGCGATGGTTGAACCTGGCAGCAGGGCAGGAACGTCCCGCGCAGGGTCCGGTGGCAGGCAGGCCCTCCGCGTTCGGGCCGATCTCGGTGGACGGCAGTCTGCCGGACGCGGTGACGCCCGAGGAACTGAGCGTGCACTCCGAGCCGGACACCGGCTCTCTCGGTATCCCGGAATCGGCGCTCGATGCCTACCGGCGCGCGGCGGAAAAGCTGGCAACCGAGTATCCGGGCTGCAACATCGACTGGGCGTTGCTCGCTAGCATCGGGCGCATCGAGTCCAACCACGCTCGCGGCGGATACGTCGATACGGCCGGTGACACGCTCGAAACCATTCTCGGCCCTGTGCTCGACGGCAAGGGCAACGTGGCCGCGATCGCCGACACCGATGGCGGCAGGCACGACGGTGACACGACGTGGGACCGCGCGGTCGGCCCGATGCAGTTCATCCCCTCTACATGGGCGCACTACGCGGCAGACGGCAACGACGACGGCATCACCGACCCGAACAACATCCACGACGCCGCCCTGGCCGCGGGGCGGTATCTCTGCTCGGGTGACTTCGACCTGTCCGACAGCGAACAGTTGCGCACCGCGATCTACCGATACAACAACTCGTGGGCGTATGTGGACACGGTGATCCGATGGGCCAAGGCGTATCGCAGTGGAGTGCTGACGCTGCCGGACAGCGACCTTCCTTCTGCCGTGCCCGAGACACTGCTCGCGCACGGACCCGGCCCCGGCTACGACGTGTCCTCGGGTGCTCAGCCGCCGTCGGGCGGTTCGCGGCCGACCGAACCGCCGAAATCCGGAGCTGGGAAGCCGGGGACGTCGAAGCCGGGTGGTTCCGAGTCGGACCCCACGCTGCCGGACGGATCGACGAAACCGGGTACGCCCGGCGGCACCGATGGGACCCCCCCGACGGGCCCGAGTGATCCCGGGACGCCTGGCACTGGCCCGACCGACCCTCCGACCGACCCCCCAACCGACCCCCCGACCAACCCTCCGACCGACCCCCCGACCAACCCTCCGACCGACCCTCCGACCGACCCGAGCGACCCGACGGATCCCCCGACGGACCCAACCGAGCCGGACCCCGATTGCGATCCGGAAGGCGGGACTGAGGAGACCGACGAACCCGCGCCCGAGGACGGCGAGGCAACGGAGACCGAGGCGGAGCAACTCAACTCGGACCCGACCACGACACCCACGACGACACCTACAACGACGCCGACCACGACTTCGCCCACCACGGACAGCTCCGGCTCCACCGACCCCGCCGACGGTGACGACTCCGTCGGCGGCGAGGATTCGGACGAAACGCCGTGCGGTGACGAGGAAACCGACAGGGAGACCCCGGACGAGAGCACATCGCCGGGGCAGGAGTCGGCCACCAAGGAGCAGGACGCCGAGGACGGTTAG